One genomic segment of Spirochaetota bacterium includes these proteins:
- a CDS encoding aldehyde ferredoxin oxidoreductase family protein, with translation MAKGYAGQFLRVDLSSGVCENFIIDDAVLRKFIGGSSLGAKLYIDSYNLHADPLAPESPLMVMTGPMVGSGFSGTSRFAVCAKSPLTGIWGEAACGGTFSPEMKRAGYDGIVITGASPKPVYLSLTDGTAKLIDASDLWGKDIYETTDILKAPDKSIKVLAIGPAGENLVKFAAIGNDKGHFIGRTGLGAVMGSKKLKAIIAKGSKRLEKADDARYKELARAAVQEIKDSTLAGSLHAMGSDAAMVTGMFSGDVPIKNWSVGEDFDLSISLGGPTLSEKYLTRAHACSHCSLACKRVVVVKEGPYQTEEGPGPEYETCGSFGTMLMNGDLTAVIKANELCNRYGMDTISCGSAIALSMELYEKGTLSKGDVDGLDLAWGNMEAVMPLLKKIAYREGFGDTLAEGSLNAARKIGKDAVDSVIHVKGLDLPMHDPRGFHGMGLAYMMSNRGACHLQHAALATEQGMASWPQLFDMKDDYNGQISDEKAVLIYNSENYGILGNSLSICHYLVYVLQPETIRDAFNAITGFNLGFKDLLEAGMRDWTLKRGINNLMGVTSKDDVLPRRVLTPLTDGAAAGSVPDMKRLLSEYYALRGLDERGFPREEKLVELGLEELRSKLYK, from the coding sequence ATGGCTAAGGGATATGCAGGTCAATTTTTGCGCGTTGATTTAAGTTCGGGAGTTTGCGAAAACTTCATCATCGATGATGCGGTATTGCGGAAATTCATCGGTGGATCTTCCCTGGGTGCAAAACTCTACATAGACTCTTACAACCTGCACGCCGATCCTCTGGCCCCGGAGAGTCCGCTGATGGTTATGACCGGGCCCATGGTGGGAAGCGGTTTCTCGGGGACCTCCCGGTTTGCCGTATGCGCGAAATCCCCCCTGACGGGGATCTGGGGTGAAGCGGCCTGCGGCGGTACATTCAGCCCCGAAATGAAACGGGCCGGCTACGACGGCATCGTTATCACCGGCGCGTCACCGAAGCCGGTCTATCTATCATTGACTGATGGTACGGCGAAGCTTATCGACGCATCCGATCTCTGGGGGAAGGATATCTACGAAACAACCGACATCCTGAAGGCCCCCGATAAATCCATCAAAGTCCTGGCAATCGGCCCCGCGGGTGAGAATCTCGTGAAATTCGCCGCCATCGGGAATGACAAGGGCCATTTTATCGGACGGACGGGACTCGGCGCTGTAATGGGATCGAAGAAATTAAAAGCCATTATCGCCAAAGGATCCAAGCGCCTTGAAAAAGCCGATGACGCCCGGTACAAGGAGCTTGCCAGGGCCGCCGTCCAGGAGATCAAGGACTCGACACTGGCAGGCTCCCTGCACGCGATGGGATCGGATGCCGCCATGGTCACGGGAATGTTCAGTGGCGATGTCCCCATTAAGAACTGGAGCGTGGGCGAAGATTTCGATCTCTCGATAAGCCTCGGCGGCCCCACGTTGAGTGAGAAATACCTGACCAGGGCCCATGCCTGTTCGCATTGTTCCCTGGCCTGCAAGCGCGTCGTCGTCGTCAAGGAAGGGCCCTATCAAACCGAGGAAGGTCCGGGGCCCGAATACGAGACCTGCGGCAGTTTCGGGACCATGCTCATGAATGGGGATCTTACCGCCGTAATCAAGGCCAATGAATTATGCAACCGTTACGGAATGGATACGATCAGTTGCGGCTCGGCAATCGCCCTGTCCATGGAGCTCTATGAGAAGGGAACCCTTTCCAAAGGCGATGTGGACGGCCTGGACCTCGCCTGGGGAAACATGGAGGCCGTTATGCCGCTTCTGAAAAAGATCGCCTACCGGGAAGGATTCGGTGATACGCTTGCGGAAGGCTCGCTCAATGCGGCAAGGAAAATCGGCAAGGACGCGGTCGATTCCGTCATTCATGTCAAAGGCCTGGATCTCCCCATGCACGATCCGCGGGGATTCCATGGCATGGGGCTCGCCTACATGATGTCAAACCGGGGAGCCTGCCATCTTCAACATGCCGCGCTCGCGACGGAACAGGGGATGGCCTCCTGGCCGCAGTTGTTTGATATGAAGGATGACTACAACGGTCAGATAAGCGATGAAAAGGCCGTCCTCATCTACAATTCTGAAAACTACGGCATCCTCGGTAATTCTCTATCGATCTGTCACTACCTTGTCTATGTCCTGCAACCGGAGACCATCCGGGATGCTTTCAACGCGATCACCGGTTTCAACCTTGGCTTTAAAGATTTGCTCGAGGCCGGCATGAGGGACTGGACGCTAAAACGGGGGATTAATAACCTCATGGGGGTAACCTCGAAGGACGATGTCCTGCCCAGGCGTGTCTTAACCCCCCTGACGGACGGGGCCGCAGCCGGATCGGTTCCGGACATGAAGCGCCTGCTGTCCGAATATTATGCGCTCAGGGGTCTTGACGAACGGGGATTCCCCAGGGAAGAAAAGCTTGTAGAACTGGGCCTGGAGGAGCTGCGATCAAAGCTTTACAAATAA
- a CDS encoding fumarylacetoacetate hydrolase family protein, with protein MRLIKFTWSGLKQPCWGIERDGKAYPVAGCTTAATAFRFARAGKAPTGRGVPIEKCTLLPPADERAHVYCAGLNYRDHAAEVRMPIPASPVFFTKSGGALAGAHDDIIYPESVTLLDYEVELALVIGARIGRNDVVTADNLPACILGITIMNDVSARDVQLSAGQWFLGKSFRTFAPLGPVIQTLDALVLSRLYALELELSVYNALGAPYDYKRQRGTTADMIFKPHELIRCLQEKFDLLPGDVIATGTPCGVALGRPSHFRARIAEILGIPQGERIARFLKGERRHNPKYLMRGDRIEARIRSADGVVDLGVQRNFVK; from the coding sequence ATGCGGCTGATCAAATTCACCTGGAGCGGATTAAAACAACCCTGCTGGGGAATTGAGCGCGATGGAAAGGCATACCCCGTCGCGGGCTGCACCACTGCGGCAACCGCCTTCCGTTTCGCCCGGGCCGGAAAAGCGCCGACGGGACGCGGTGTGCCCATTGAAAAGTGCACGCTCCTTCCCCCGGCCGACGAGCGCGCGCACGTCTACTGCGCGGGGCTTAACTACCGCGACCACGCCGCGGAGGTGCGCATGCCCATCCCGGCGAGCCCTGTCTTCTTCACCAAGTCGGGGGGCGCGCTCGCGGGAGCGCACGACGACATCATCTACCCCGAAAGCGTGACGCTCCTCGACTACGAGGTGGAGCTCGCGCTCGTCATCGGCGCGCGCATCGGCCGAAACGACGTAGTGACGGCGGACAACCTTCCGGCCTGCATCCTTGGCATCACCATCATGAACGATGTCTCGGCGCGCGACGTCCAGTTGAGTGCGGGACAGTGGTTCCTCGGCAAGAGCTTCCGCACCTTCGCGCCCCTGGGACCGGTCATCCAGACCCTCGACGCTTTGGTCCTTTCGCGCCTCTACGCGCTCGAGCTCGAGCTTTCGGTGTACAACGCACTCGGCGCCCCCTACGACTACAAGCGCCAGCGCGGCACGACCGCTGACATGATCTTCAAACCCCACGAGCTCATCCGCTGCCTCCAGGAAAAATTCGACCTCCTGCCCGGCGACGTCATCGCCACCGGCACGCCGTGCGGGGTGGCACTGGGCCGGCCCTCGCACTTCCGCGCACGCATCGCCGAGATACTGGGCATACCCCAGGGCGAGCGCATCGCGCGCTTCCTCAAGGGCGAGCGACGGCACAATCCGAAATATCTGATGCGCGGCGACCGCATCGAGGCGCGCATACGGAGCGCGGACGGCGTGGTCGATCTGGGGGTGCAGAGGAATTTTGTAAAATGA